The region TGCGCCTTGACGTAAGCCTTTAGCATCCATGCTGATGAACCATTGTGGTGTCGCACGGAAGATAATTGGAGTTTTATGGCGCCAGCAATGTGGGTAACTATGTTTGATCGGCTTATGCGCCCATAGTTTATTGGCTTCACCGAGTGCCGCAATAATTTTCGGATTGGCTTTATAAATGTGCTCGCCTGCAAACAGTGGTGATGTCGGTAAATACACACCGTTGCCACCGACTGGGTTATCCACTTTCAGGTTGTATAACAAACCAACTTTATAGTCGTCTACACCGTGGCCAGGTGCAGTATGTACGGCACCGGTACCACTGGTTGCAATCACGTGCTCGCCTAAAATGACTGGCACTTGACGATCGCTAATTAAAGGATGCTGTAGAACCAGATTCTCAAGTTTGCTACCTGTAAAATCGGCAATGACTTCAACCGTAGTAAAACCGTAGCGTTCAGTTGCAGATTCCACCAGGTCTTTGGCCAAGATAAAGTTTTGATCTGCTTTTTCTTCACCGCGAGCTTTTACCAGCTGGTATTCAATTTCAGCATGTAAAGCAACCGCCTGGTTGGCAGGAAGCGTCCAAGGTGTTGTGGTCCAGATCACGATATCAGTTGAGTCTTTAACTTCTACACCAAGACGCGCTGAAAGATCTGCAAGATCGACAACTGTAAAGCCAACATCAATCGCGTCAGATTTTTTATCTTCATATTCAACTTCAGCTTCAGCCAGAGATGAACCACAATCCAGACACCAGTTGACTGGTTTTAGACCTGGCTCGATGTGACCGGCTTTGGCAATTGCACCCAATGAGCGAACAATATCTGCTTCCTGTTTGAAGTTCATGGTCAGGTAAGGGTTATCCCAGTCACCGAACACGCCCATACGCACGAAGTCTTTCTTCTGTAATTCAACTTGGGTGTAGGCATATTCACGGCAAGCTTTACGGAAAGTTGAAGCATCAACTTTAACGCCAACTTTACCGACTTTTTCTTCAACTTTCAGTTCAATCGGAAGACCGTGACAGTCCCAGCCCGGTACGTATGGTGCATCAAAACCATCCATGACACGGCTTTTGATGATGATGTCTTTCAGAACTTTGTTGACCGCGTGACCTAAATGGATTTGACCATTGGCATATGGAGGGCCGTCATGAAGCACATATTTTTTCTTGCCAATACGCGACGCACGAATCTGCTGATAAATGTTGTCGGCATACCACTCTTCTAACCATTTCGCTTCACGTACTGCCAGATTTGCTTTCATTGCAAAGTCAGTACCTGGGAGGTTTAGCGTGGCTTTGTAATCCACTGCATTTTCAGGAGTTTGCTTATCGCTCATGCAAGTTGTCTTCCAATTCAATCTGTCATTTGACAGACACGTTTTACAATAAAAATATGGGGGATTAAAAGGGAAAAGTGGGGTGATTTCGACGAAACTCAAGTAGTTTCTCGACATCGTCATCAATTCCGGCTTTTAGGGCTTCAAGCGAAGGATAATTCTTTTCGCCATGCAAATAGTTTAAGAATGTCACCCGCATCAACAGGCCATACAGATTAGCAGAAACATCAGGGAAATGTATTTCTAATCGCCATTCTGGTTGCTGCTGCTGGATGGCCGGGCGAGTCCCGACATGTCCAGCACCAAACAGGCCGGTGGGATCATAGCCAGCAATGCCTTTTTTACTTGCATCACCAGCTATGGCTTTATCTTTTAAAGATTCGGTTTCACACACCACTTCCACGCCATAAATGCCATGCAGACAAGGCTTGTGACGGTTCAGACGCACATTAATAGTCGGGAAATCAATGGTGCGGCCGATCTGGTCACCATACTGCACCCGGCCAGTGATGCTATAAGGACGTCCCAGGAGTTTGGCAGCCAGGGCAAGATCACCTGCTTGTAGCGTCTGACGGATACGGGTCGAACTGACACGTTCGCCGTCGAGTTGCACGGTATCCAGATTGGTGACCTGAAAACCATAGTTACGCAGGAATTCACTATTGCCCTGACGGTGTTTACCAAAGTGAAAATCATCACCCAGCACCAGATGCTCGGAATTCAGTTTATCTTTCAGAATATCGGCAAACTGTACTGCATTCAGGTTACGGAAATTTTCATCAAATTTCGCTACCGCAATATAGTCCACACCCAATTCAGTCAGGTATTCCACCTTTTCACGTAAAGACGAAATACGCGGTGGGGCTTCATAGCCTTTGAAATATTCCAGTGGCTGCGGTTCAAAGATCATCACTACACTTTTCAGCTGCTGCTGTTCTGCAACTGCTTTGAGCTGTTTGATCATAACCTGATGTCCTAAATGCACGCCGTCGAAATTACCAATGGTAACTACCGTTTTAGGTAACGCTGTGCGAGACGATAAGGCATTTAGACGGAGCAGCTTCATGGGCGAATCAGGTGCTTGGAAATACGAAGAGGCTATATATTGCCATAATCTTTACGTTTCGTCTTGCTGTTGTGTTTTTATGCAATATCTTTTACTGGAAAATCTTTAGCCAGAAGCTTAATCGGCTGAATGAAATAAAAATTAATCAATAGTTCTAGCTTCTTTACCTACATAATAATGAGAGAAAGTTCTACTTTCCTGGCAGTTTAAATAGGCTTTCTAGAAAATAGGGACAGACCTCTTTCTGATGAGCAGAAATCGATTTTTTATTTGCAGCCTATGCGTGTTTATCTTTTAATAACCGGGTTATTTGTAAATAAAAGTGAAAATTTGATGTCCGAACATGCACTGATTATGGCCTTGCCCAGTGAATCCAAAGGCTTATTTGAAGCACAAGGTATTGATGTGCATTACAGCGGTATTGGTAAGGTCAACGCAGCATTTAAAGCCTTTGAAGTGATTCAGAAAACGGGTTGCAAGACTTTATTGAACCTCGGTACAGCAGGTAGTTCACACTTTGACGCTCATGCACTGGTAGAAGTCAGTCAGTTTGTACAACGCGATATGGATGTATCTCCATTAGGCTTTGAAGTTGGCATAACGCCTATGGATCAGCATTTCCCGGGGGCAATTGAGCTCGAGCCTTTCTTTGATCATTTGCCCAAAGGTGTTTGCGGAACCGGGGATAGCTTCGAAACAGGACAACCGAAATTGCCCTGCCAACTGGTCGACATGGAAGGCTATGCACTGGCCAAGGTATGCAAGAAACTCGGCGTACGCCTGATTTCTGTAAAATACATTACCGATGGTGCCAATGACACAGCTCATCTCGACTGGGAGGAAAACTTATTGTTAGGCGCTCAAAAACTGTTATTTTTATATCAGATGTTAAAATAATAATAAGGTCAAAGACCGGTTCGGCGACCATAATCACTATGATCGTATATCAGGCAAAACTTATGTGTTTTGTTCAGGGCGTGGTAGTACACCGTAAAGCATCATATGTACAGTGTGCTGGATCACACGTTGCTGCATATTGCGGTTACGCAGAGTTTTGCCGGTCACCATTTCCATTTGTGTCGCAAAGTCGGCATAGTTCTGTGTTACCGCCCAGATATTCAGAATCAGCAGTTCAGGGTCGATATCTTTAGAAATCTTGCCTTGTTCCTGCCAGTTACTGATCACTTTAGCTTTACGTTTCACCAGTTTTTTCAGTGGACCTTTCAGGATCTCCAGAATATGTGGTGCACCTTGAATCACTTCTAATGCGAACAGACGAGATGCTTTCGGTTGTGTGCGTGATACTTCAATTTTCTGCATCAGATAATTGGTAATCGCTTCTTCAGGTTCCAGCTCGGCTTCAAGCATTTGCAGCGGTGCAAGCCATTTTTGCAGTACAGTGGTTAACACCTCTACATAGAGAGCTTCTTTATTTTCATAGTAATAGAAAATATTGGATTTATGCATTTCTGCAATTTGTGCGATTTCATCCAGACTTGCCCCACTAAAACCATAGAGGGAAAAAACGTCTAGAGCGGCACTGAGCAGCTGGTTGCGCTTTTGAGTACTCTTTTTTTGTTCCATTAGCAATATAAAAACAATTAAAAAAGGGAATCTTGAATTGTACGGCAAATCATCAGATTTGTGCACAAAGTAGAAGTCTAATTTTTTGAATAATGATGATTTATTCTGTAGATCAACTATGTAATCCTTACAAAACTAGCGAATCCCGGTATGAAAATCAAGCTTTTGAAAATGTTTAAATTATTTTGACGTCTTTTGTTACTGAGCAATCAGTTTAATGAATGTCAAATTCATCACATTTTATTTTTTAAGGTGGACTGTAATTTTCATCTTGATGACGTTCTGAGGACTATCCACCCATCAAAATAAAAACCCGGATTCTAGGTCCGGGTTTTGTTTTTTTTAGGTGGCCAGTACGGCATTCAGAACGTGCTGTTCCAGTTCAGCAAACTGGATTCCTTTCTGACGTGGACGTGGCAAATTGACACGAAACTCTTTGGCAATA is a window of Acinetobacter sp. ASP199 DNA encoding:
- the ribF gene encoding bifunctional riboflavin kinase/FAD synthetase, with the protein product MKLLRLNALSSRTALPKTVVTIGNFDGVHLGHQVMIKQLKAVAEQQQLKSVVMIFEPQPLEYFKGYEAPPRISSLREKVEYLTELGVDYIAVAKFDENFRNLNAVQFADILKDKLNSEHLVLGDDFHFGKHRQGNSEFLRNYGFQVTNLDTVQLDGERVSSTRIRQTLQAGDLALAAKLLGRPYSITGRVQYGDQIGRTIDFPTINVRLNRHKPCLHGIYGVEVVCETESLKDKAIAGDASKKGIAGYDPTGLFGAGHVGTRPAIQQQQPEWRLEIHFPDVSANLYGLLMRVTFLNYLHGEKNYPSLEALKAGIDDDVEKLLEFRRNHPTFPF
- a CDS encoding 5'-nucleosidase, with the translated sequence MMSEHALIMALPSESKGLFEAQGIDVHYSGIGKVNAAFKAFEVIQKTGCKTLLNLGTAGSSHFDAHALVEVSQFVQRDMDVSPLGFEVGITPMDQHFPGAIELEPFFDHLPKGVCGTGDSFETGQPKLPCQLVDMEGYALAKVCKKLGVRLISVKYITDGANDTAHLDWEENLLLGAQKLLFLYQMLK
- a CDS encoding TetR family transcriptional regulator C-terminal domain-containing protein, which translates into the protein MLLMEQKKSTQKRNQLLSAALDVFSLYGFSGASLDEIAQIAEMHKSNIFYYYENKEALYVEVLTTVLQKWLAPLQMLEAELEPEEAITNYLMQKIEVSRTQPKASRLFALEVIQGAPHILEILKGPLKKLVKRKAKVISNWQEQGKISKDIDPELLILNIWAVTQNYADFATQMEMVTGKTLRNRNMQQRVIQHTVHMMLYGVLPRPEQNT